In Blautia sp. SC05B48, a single genomic region encodes these proteins:
- a CDS encoding putative bifunctional diguanylate cyclase/phosphodiesterase, which yields MRFNTNQYFHVVVADIKNFKWINGTYGEKTGDQVLTYLGDTYRNQVRYGTVGRYGGDQFVAIIYGKKEIRMADMEKFIHRVESGAPIPNLVVNYGVYENVDKTLPFTLICDRAFLAMKSIRDDYEHQIAFYDDEMRRRHIRNGQIENAFEEAIRNEEFVVYLQPKYSVETEEIVGAEALVRWKRAEGTIVSPGEFIPLFEKDGLIVRLDEYVFRKVCSIQGERIRLGKKILPISVNLSRASIHYDNMICRYVKIVEENGIPFSSVPIELTETAALYNDQISKIIEKMVDAGFKLHMDDFGSGYSSMTSLTQLPFDTLKLDKSLIDYIENFRGQQVVRHTISLAHSLGMKVLAEGVEKAKQVEILRSLHCDGIQGFYYARPLPWENFETEVIRAKGACKK from the coding sequence ATGCGCTTTAATACGAATCAGTATTTTCATGTGGTGGTGGCAGATATAAAGAACTTTAAATGGATCAACGGAACCTATGGAGAGAAGACCGGAGATCAGGTTCTTACCTATCTGGGAGATACGTACAGAAATCAGGTTCGCTACGGGACGGTGGGCAGATATGGAGGAGACCAGTTTGTAGCCATCATATATGGAAAGAAAGAGATACGTATGGCAGATATGGAGAAATTTATCCACAGGGTCGAGAGCGGAGCGCCGATTCCTAATCTGGTGGTCAACTATGGGGTCTATGAGAATGTGGATAAGACACTGCCTTTTACCCTGATCTGTGACAGAGCTTTTCTGGCCATGAAGAGTATCCGGGATGATTATGAGCACCAGATCGCTTTTTATGATGATGAGATGAGACGGAGACATATCCGTAACGGACAGATAGAGAATGCTTTCGAGGAGGCTATACGCAATGAAGAATTCGTAGTCTACCTGCAGCCGAAATACAGTGTGGAGACAGAAGAGATCGTTGGGGCGGAGGCACTGGTGCGCTGGAAGAGAGCGGAAGGGACTATAGTTTCGCCGGGAGAATTTATCCCTCTTTTTGAGAAGGACGGTCTGATCGTACGCCTTGATGAATATGTTTTCCGAAAAGTATGCAGCATTCAGGGGGAACGTATAAGATTAGGGAAAAAGATACTTCCGATTTCGGTGAATCTGTCACGTGCCAGTATCCATTACGATAATATGATCTGTCGTTATGTGAAGATCGTGGAAGAAAATGGCATTCCGTTTTCTTCTGTTCCCATTGAATTGACAGAAACTGCTGCGTTGTATAATGATCAGATCAGCAAGATCATAGAGAAGATGGTGGATGCAGGATTCAAGCTGCATATGGATGATTTTGGCTCCGGCTATTCATCTATGACAAGCCTGACCCAGCTGCCGTTCGATACTCTGAAGCTGGATAAAAGTCTGATCGATTACATAGAAAATTTTCGTGGGCAGCAGGTGGTCCGTCATACCATTTCGCTGGCACACAGCCTGGGAATGAAGGTTCTTGCCGAGGGCGTGGAGAAAGCAAAACAGGTGGAGATCCTGCGAAGCCTGCACTGCGATGGGATCCAGGGCTTTTATTATGCACGGCCTTTGCCGTGGGAAAACTTTGAAACAGAGGTTATAAGAGCAAAAGGGGCGTGTAAAAAATGA
- a CDS encoding response regulator has product MGKNTSGMYVIDEDYKIISYNQAARELYPQLRSGEKCYRCLRNRETPCEVCPIINGIKGPKNYLEPGRNILRVVDAVEIPLESGGTGHALVFSDTETNAEISSGMMENPLLMGIINVLGKNFVNIYSVDRETHKVQVYRFQGQGGAYVEEGLRRDESYEKIMDIYIESSVAAEDRIRMHQMMDFEKICQRLTRIPQLMVHYRVRRSNGRIEYFYVKCARVGTAEDFQAVVFAFANEDMDVRYSEMEAILEPGGTASGRKLLIVANDETDRKALTEHLEGSFEVITAMNEAEGMKCLSENYRTLSAILLDMSVPVCDEFQFLELIRDDVMLTSVPVIIITGSNRLEDEVRCLELGAVDFVRKPYNVRILKSKINNVIKLRESVMVLSALEYDDLTGLYTR; this is encoded by the coding sequence GTGGGGAAAAATACATCAGGAATGTATGTCATAGATGAGGATTATAAGATTATCAGCTATAATCAGGCAGCACGTGAGCTCTATCCGCAGCTGAGAAGTGGCGAGAAATGCTATCGCTGTCTGAGAAACAGAGAAACTCCCTGTGAGGTCTGTCCGATCATTAACGGGATCAAAGGTCCGAAGAACTATCTGGAACCGGGACGGAATATCCTGCGTGTGGTTGATGCTGTGGAGATTCCGCTGGAATCCGGCGGGACAGGACATGCCCTTGTTTTTTCGGATACAGAGACTAATGCTGAGATCAGCAGCGGAATGATGGAGAATCCACTTCTTATGGGGATCATTAATGTCCTCGGAAAAAATTTTGTCAATATCTACTCTGTTGACAGAGAAACTCATAAGGTCCAGGTGTACCGCTTCCAGGGGCAGGGCGGAGCTTATGTGGAAGAGGGACTTCGCAGGGATGAATCCTATGAGAAGATCATGGATATTTATATTGAGAGCAGTGTTGCGGCGGAGGACAGGATCCGGATGCATCAGATGATGGATTTTGAGAAGATATGCCAACGCCTTACCAGGATTCCCCAGTTGATGGTACATTATCGTGTACGCCGAAGCAACGGGAGGATTGAATATTTCTATGTGAAATGTGCCAGAGTAGGAACGGCTGAGGATTTTCAGGCCGTGGTGTTTGCTTTTGCCAATGAGGATATGGATGTACGGTACAGTGAGATGGAGGCCATACTGGAACCAGGAGGAACAGCATCCGGAAGAAAACTCCTTATCGTAGCGAATGACGAAACGGATCGGAAAGCGCTTACAGAACATCTGGAGGGCAGTTTTGAGGTTATCACTGCGATGAATGAAGCAGAGGGGATGAAGTGTCTGTCTGAGAATTACAGAACCCTTTCTGCAATTCTTCTTGATATGAGTGTGCCGGTATGTGATGAATTTCAGTTTCTGGAGTTGATCCGTGATGATGTGATGCTGACCTCTGTACCTGTGATCATCATAACCGGAAGTAACCGGTTGGAGGATGAGGTGCGATGTCTGGAACTGGGAGCAGTGGATTTTGTACGGAAACCGTATAATGTCCGCATATTAAAAAGTAAGATCAACAATGTGATCAAGCTGAGAGAGTCCGTGATGGTCCTCTCAGCTCTGGAATATGATGATCTTACAGGGCTTTATACCAGATAG
- a CDS encoding DUF3786 domain-containing protein: MLKKSNIGNIRISDTSAKILAENVKAVYSVKKVRNTAEEEYRYQTGEDRMKEERMSNYVKLCEEWAQRFLKMDQADLHKRVPELKEENGFLTIIHFGRKYGVSLEDGSIRSLDGQREPDTTEMLNIYTLLGYAKEGAFIMDKWVPFADLRNARPFAPAYQIGETDVFGATFSGHEKELREAFHKLDGRELPQGDVGYEIRAFDCMPMRFFFWERDEEFEAQGNILFDYSATDFNHVESAVSIADSGIKRLAELAGVPLRGKSFQMR, encoded by the coding sequence ATGCTGAAAAAAAGTAACATTGGAAATATCCGGATTTCGGATACATCGGCGAAGATTCTTGCGGAAAATGTGAAAGCAGTGTATTCTGTAAAAAAAGTCCGGAATACAGCGGAGGAAGAATATCGATATCAGACAGGAGAAGACAGGATGAAAGAAGAAAGAATGTCCAACTATGTAAAACTATGTGAAGAGTGGGCACAACGCTTTTTGAAGATGGACCAGGCAGATCTGCATAAACGGGTGCCGGAACTGAAGGAAGAAAACGGGTTTCTCACGATCATTCATTTCGGAAGAAAATATGGGGTGAGTCTGGAAGACGGCAGTATCCGGAGCCTGGATGGACAGAGAGAACCGGATACTACGGAGATGCTGAATATTTATACGCTTCTGGGGTATGCGAAAGAGGGGGCTTTTATTATGGATAAGTGGGTCCCTTTTGCTGATCTCAGGAATGCAAGACCATTTGCGCCGGCGTATCAGATCGGAGAGACGGATGTGTTCGGTGCTACATTTTCCGGTCATGAAAAGGAACTGAGGGAAGCGTTTCACAAGCTTGACGGAAGGGAACTGCCCCAGGGTGATGTGGGATATGAGATCAGGGCCTTTGACTGTATGCCTATGAGATTCTTCTTCTGGGAGCGGGACGAGGAGTTTGAAGCTCAGGGAAATATCCTGTTTGATTACAGTGCCACAGATTTCAATCATGTGGAGAGTGCGGTATCCATAGCAGATTCCGGGATCAAAAGGCTTGCGGAGCTTGCCGGAGTCCCTCTCAGGGGGAAATCTTTTCAGATGCGCTGA
- a CDS encoding glucose-1-phosphate adenylyltransferase, with product MKQNSMLAMILAGGRGSRLHELTNKVAKPAVGYGGKYRIVDFPLSNCANSGIDVVGVLTQYESVLLNSYVAAGGRWGLDAKDSGVYVLPPREKADAGLDVYRGTADAISQNIDFIDSQNPEYLLILSGDHIYKMNYAKMLDDHIQHKADATIAVIEVPMKEASRFGIMNTGEDDRIVEFEEKPEHPKSNLASMGIYIFNWKLLRKLLLADIKNPDSNHDFGKDIIPTLLAQDKALYAYKFKGYWKDVGTIDSLWEANMDLLSPNSELDLNDPTWKIYTEDATSLPQYICDTAVINNAFITQGCVVEGEITNSVLFTGVKVGPGAKIIDSVLMPGVVVEAGAVVQRALVAGGVVIGANARVGSKDSEHIELVSKRVKGAE from the coding sequence ATGAAACAAAACAGTATGTTAGCAATGATCCTGGCCGGTGGAAGAGGAAGTCGTCTTCACGAATTGACGAATAAAGTTGCCAAGCCAGCCGTTGGTTATGGTGGTAAATACCGTATCGTGGATTTTCCGCTCAGTAACTGTGCCAACAGTGGCATTGATGTCGTAGGTGTACTGACACAGTATGAATCAGTTTTACTGAACAGCTATGTAGCAGCCGGTGGCCGCTGGGGCCTTGATGCCAAGGACAGCGGAGTTTATGTACTTCCTCCACGTGAGAAGGCTGATGCCGGTCTGGATGTATACCGTGGAACAGCTGATGCGATCTCTCAGAATATTGATTTCATCGACTCACAGAACCCAGAATACCTTCTGATCCTTTCCGGTGACCACATCTATAAGATGAATTATGCAAAAATGCTTGATGACCATATCCAGCATAAGGCAGATGCGACTATTGCAGTTATCGAGGTTCCCATGAAGGAAGCCAGCCGTTTCGGTATCATGAACACCGGTGAAGATGACCGCATCGTGGAATTTGAGGAGAAACCGGAACACCCGAAGAGCAATCTTGCCTCCATGGGTATCTACATATTCAACTGGAAGCTTCTGCGCAAACTCCTGCTGGCAGATATCAAAAATCCGGATTCCAATCACGATTTCGGTAAAGACATCATCCCTACACTCCTTGCACAGGACAAGGCGCTCTACGCCTACAAGTTCAAAGGCTACTGGAAGGATGTAGGAACCATCGATTCCCTCTGGGAAGCAAACATGGATCTTCTCAGTCCAAACAGTGAACTTGATCTTAACGATCCTACCTGGAAGATCTACACTGAGGATGCTACATCTCTTCCACAGTATATCTGTGATACAGCTGTGATCAACAATGCTTTCATCACTCAGGGCTGTGTTGTGGAGGGTGAGATCACCAACTCCGTACTTTTCACAGGCGTCAAAGTCGGTCCTGGTGCCAAGATCATCGACAGTGTCCTGATGCCGGGTGTTGTTGTTGAGGCAGGTGCCGTTGTCCAGCGTGCTCTCGTTGCAGGCGGAGTCGTGATCGGTGCCAATGCTCGTGTCGGTTCCAAAGACAGTGAGCACATCGAACTTGTATCAAAACGTGTAAAGGGGGCTGAGTAA
- the glgD gene encoding glucose-1-phosphate adenylyltransferase subunit GlgD, with protein MFKAFGIVNSSERNIHVEGLQDYRAIGAFSFLGRYRVIDFPISNMTNSGIEYIQVYVKNKPRSLVEHLGTGRHYNINSKSGNLQILFSEHSGVNDIYNTDIDNYYSNLECIEAVHYPYVVIAPNYMIYTTDYSKLIDAHIESGADVTMLYHSVDNAKENHLNCHILNLNRQKGVLSIEHNHGNAKNRNIFMDTYVMSKELFISLIHKAKEISSLYTLADVINAGCRDGELDVRGVSHRGYFATITDFKSYHDANMDLIDYKTATDLFHDNWPIYTRTNNSCPTHYFDTANVSNSVISNGSMIEGTVENSIVGRGCTIKKGAVIKNCVVLADCTIGENVHIENLVVDKHAKITHAKEIICPADEPGYIKRNDTL; from the coding sequence ATGTTTAAAGCATTTGGAATCGTGAATTCCTCAGAAAGAAATATTCATGTGGAGGGGCTTCAGGACTACCGTGCGATCGGCGCCTTTTCATTTCTCGGAAGATATCGTGTCATCGACTTCCCGATCTCAAATATGACCAACAGCGGAATTGAGTACATTCAGGTCTATGTAAAGAACAAACCCCGTTCTCTTGTGGAACATCTCGGAACCGGACGTCACTACAACATCAATTCCAAGAGTGGTAATCTCCAGATTCTCTTTTCAGAGCATTCCGGAGTCAACGATATCTATAACACCGATATCGACAACTACTACTCCAATCTGGAGTGCATCGAAGCAGTTCATTATCCGTATGTTGTTATCGCCCCGAATTACATGATCTACACTACCGACTACTCCAAGCTGATCGATGCCCATATCGAATCCGGTGCAGATGTGACCATGCTTTATCATTCCGTTGATAATGCCAAGGAGAACCATCTGAACTGCCACATCCTGAACCTGAACCGTCAGAAGGGTGTTCTCTCCATTGAGCACAACCACGGCAATGCGAAGAACCGCAACATTTTCATGGATACCTACGTAATGAGCAAGGAGCTTTTCATCAGCCTCATCCATAAGGCAAAAGAGATCTCCTCTCTTTATACCCTTGCAGACGTGATCAATGCCGGCTGCAGAGACGGTGAGCTGGATGTGCGTGGTGTATCTCATCGCGGATATTTTGCAACGATCACTGATTTCAAGAGCTATCACGATGCAAATATGGATCTGATCGACTACAAAACTGCAACCGATCTTTTCCATGATAACTGGCCGATCTATACACGCACCAATAACTCCTGCCCGACCCATTACTTTGACACAGCCAATGTTTCCAACTCCGTTATCTCCAACGGCTCCATGATCGAGGGAACTGTAGAGAATTCTATTGTCGGACGTGGCTGTACCATCAAAAAGGGCGCTGTTATCAAGAACTGTGTAGTTCTTGCAGACTGCACCATCGGTGAAAATGTCCATATCGAAAATCTGGTCGTAGACAAGCATGCCAAGATCACACATGCCAAGGAGATCATCTGTCCTGCAGATGAGCCCGGCTACATCAAACGTAACGATACACTGTAA